A single Macrobrachium nipponense isolate FS-2020 chromosome 5, ASM1510439v2, whole genome shotgun sequence DNA region contains:
- the LOC135215179 gene encoding zinc finger and BTB domain-containing protein 49-like, translated as MDALLPQFDEAWASIIMNGGGDSGSETDSGYDPLSPGYLSEMPPTPSPESSSCSSLPSPPNVGDLPDALSPTTNLPDADVLDLETLDLDALDNLDYLFPSPPTPPSSSKPPSPVNLTAFMTSMDNGGDDSLDLTEALSTLEELGAAHNVHDFLQMSEIHSPKVLHEQKFCHSPPVGTLPPLELMPSAVMPHLATDLPPSAIDLSLPSAGLPLLDMSLPEMALHPSFGIDLPSDMTWVAPRSDEVGGGGGLFSQLLEDEVEEPPKVVNVFLAGHDYTNKVEGASCPPQFLPCPARSVTSLMNGRCQQGQHPAAMGSDFSKGPSCLPPPRQDNARDDERMFQCTYAGCGKVYAKSSHLKAHLRRHTGEKPFVCTWPGCSWRFSRSDELARHRRSHSGVKPYRCKVCDKRFSRSDHLAKHHKVHRRDRVLALYGPLSTALPGRRPRMQHYHNQSPPQPPLQTHPPIQNITLDHAHQPLPPIVHTVDFRNVKPIRVCQ; from the exons ATGGACGCCCTTCTGCCCCAGTTCGACGAAGCATGGGCGAGCATCATCATGAACGGAGGCGGGGACTCCGGCAGTGAGACGGATTCCGGCTACGACCCGCTGTCCCCTGGGTACCTGTCAGAGATGCCGCCCACGCCCTCGCCCGAATCCTCCTCCTGCTCGTCCCTGCCTTCCCCGCCCAATGTCGGCGACCTTCCGGATGCCCTCTCGCCCACCACCAACTTGCCCGACGCAG ATGTCCTGGACCTTGAAACTCTAGACCTGGATGCGCTGGACAATCTGGACTACCTGTTCCCGAGCCCACCGACGCCTCCCTCATCCTCGAAGCCACCGTCTCCAGTTAACTTAACGGCTTTTATGACGTCCATGGACAATGGTGGGGATGACTCGCTGGATCTCACCGAGGCCCTCTCTACGCTGGAAGAACTGGGCGCGGCGCACAATGTGCATGACTTCCTGCAGATGAGTGAGATCCACTCGCCCAAAGTCCTTCACGAACAGAAGTTCTGTCACTCTCCCCCCGTCGGGACGCTGCCGCCATTAGAGTTGATGCCGTCGGCGGTCATGCCCCACCTAGCGACCGATTTGCCTCCCTCGGCCATCGATTTGTCACTTCCGTCGGCTGGACTGCCTCTGCTGGACATGAGCCTTCCAGAAATGGCTCTACACCCGTCGTTCGGCATTGACCTGCCGTCAGATATGACCTGGGTGGCCCCGAGGAGCGATGAGGTCGGGGGAGGAGGGGGTCTTTTCTCACAACTATTAGAAGACGAGGTTGAGGAACCACCGAAGGTGGTGAACGTCTTCTTGGCCGGGCACGACTACACGAACAAAGTGGAAGGAGCGTCGTGTCCCCCTCAATTCCTGCCTTGCCCGGCACGTTCCGTGACGTCTCTCATGAACGGCAGATGCCAGCAGGGGCAGCACCCAGCAGCCATGGGAAGTGATTTCTCGAAGGG CCCATCCTGCCTCCCTCCTCCTCGGCAGGATAACGCGAGAGACGACGAGCGCATGTTCCAGTGTACTTACGCCGGATGCGGGAAAGTTTACGCCAAGTCGTCGCACCTGAAGGCCCACCTCAGACGCCACACTGGTGAAAAGCCCTTCGTCTGCACGTGGCCAGGTTGTTCGTGGAGGTTCTCGAGATCGGACGAGCTGGCCCGACATCGTCGATCTCACTCGGGGGTCAAGCCCTACAGGTGCAAAGTTTGCGATAAGAGATTCTCAAGATCTGATCATTTGGCTAAACATCATAAG GTACACCGTCGTGACAGAGTTCTGGCCCTCTACGGTCCGCTGAGCACAGCTCTTCCAGGGCGACGTCCAAGAATGCAGCACTACCATAACCAAAGCCCGCCCCAGCCACCCCTGCAGACGCACCCTCCAATTCAGAACATCACTCTGGATCACGCCCATCAGCCCTTGCCACCCATAGTCCACACGGTCGACTTCAGAAATGTCAAACCCATCAGGGTATGTCAGTGA